The DNA segment GAGTGCACAAAAATCAGGTGAGATGAgtccaaattaaattaaatttggcGGTGATTTCCCTGATTTCGGCATAAAATCGGAAGAAAGACAGCTGAAAAAtgccaaaataaaagaaaaagttaacTCGAGTTTTTTGAATTGAGATAACTCTATTTAATAttctaattttgttaaaaaatatattttagtaaataatgttaaaattattttttaaagtattttattttatttatttaaaaatattttttgatctaATAATTTACAAACTcgttagtatttttatttatttttattttttatttatagattATTACATCTGAACATCTTTTAATATTGATTGTGTATCATATTTTTTTCGTTGACCATACATAAAATTAATGATGtagaattattaattttgattttagtttgattgattttaattttaataattttaataaattttttaagatgatgaattaaatatattaacaaatatattatttttattcacaaTTAGACTATATGTGATGCTCATTTAATAAATCAACATATAAAATAAAGGAcacaaattaaaatgaaatttttgtTACATCTTTATCATGAGTTTGTTCTGAATAAtaatgttttctttttattattatttttgttcctGATACAGGTTTGTTAGCGATCTCATAAAGTGCCGTCTTAACATCtctttctttaaatatttgataatGAGAACTAATTCAACCTTTACAACTATGAACAACCGTCAAGGTAACACATACACTATACTAGCTGTAGCCTACTATTtgttcattttcaatttttttacgaTGAAAATTCAAAGACAATCTTTTCATatcaacaatttttaattttttacatttcaTTCTCAGTCATCTCTCTATCTTAATCTTTACCTTTGTCGTATTTAGCTCTCACATATACTCCCAATATGTCATTAGTCTCAttcaatctttttcaattctCGCATTGCTCTATTCTATTTTTCTGTAAGgttatttttttgcttttcttttgctcaattcttgatttttttttttttgttttatcttgCCACCATTTGTTTTACATAGTCTCTATTGTGCCTCTACTTTGTTTTGCGTTGTCAATATTGCtgttttattgttattgaagctgGTAtctttttagatatatttttaaaatttatgctgTTATTGAAGTTTATGTCTTTTAGATATGTTCTTCTATCATTTCTTTTACTAGATCTATTGTAgtgaaatattaattaatttttttgtggcTAATAATATTGTTTACATTTATTGTTTAAATATATGttatatatgatatttaaatttgTATATAAGTATGTTAATTTTGATGTTGAGGAGTGATTATAggttttttttttagggtttttttcagTTAAGGGTCTAGTTAAAAATATAGGGTTGATTCTCTTATTTTGAAATTCTAAACtaaaatatatgatgtgttcggTTTGTCATACATCACAGAAAATAATAATCAACAGGGTCAAGGGAACAGGCGAAACCCAGCACAAGGGAGAATGAGGGTTTTCACTACTCCTTCATCAACTTCTGGTACTGGTGGTAATAATAATTCGACACTGTTTTTTGAAAGTTTTTCTTCCTCAGCTATTGTCCCTAGGGAAAACAGAGAGACTTCTATCATGCTCCCAATTAACAATAATAATCCTGCTGTTGAAATAATCCACATCAATGATGAAGAACCAGATCTTGAATCATCATTGTTAGAGGTCAATCTTAATTCTTCCTCTTCAATTTTACCAACAACCGAACAAACCAATCAACATGCCTCAAATCTTTTAACATTACAAAGAAATTTGAGAATCAACACcgccaacaacaacaaccaacaaGATGGTGTGTCACTTGATTTATCCTTACACCAGTTTGGCGGTGATGGCGGTGGCAGCTCTTCTACTATGGATGTCATCGGTGGCAgcgctggtggtggtggtggaggtggagATGGTCTCTTGATGAGCGTTCTCAACAATACTTCTACTAGGCGCATCATGCCGATCAAAAGAACTGCCCCTGATTATGCTCGCCGAGAGTTTACGGTGGGTGAGAGCTCAAGTGCCGGTGGTGCTGGTGGTGGATCTGTTGCTCAACCTATGGCAGCCCCCAAGCGGCGACCCACCGCAAATGAAAATGCGGCGCTGCGCATTTCATCATCATCTAATACCTGCACTTGTACCCCTTCTCCCACTTGCGCTCTCCATGCTTCCGCCAATAGTAATCTTTCTTCATCTTCCAGGGAACAACCCCATGAAActgctaacaacaacaacaacaacccccAAAATGTTGTTCGTATTCCTTCTAGTTTGTGGCCAATTTCTGATGTGCAAAGAGCTCTTCAGTCTGATAGCTTTCAAGTCCTTCAACCTACTACTACTGCTgctactcctcctcctcctcctcctagtagtagtaataataacaataataacacaaCACTTGGTATTCTGCAACTTGATGATGGTTCCTTTATTTACCCCCAACCTGTTTTTGATAgtagccaccaccaccaccaaatcCACCATGGCCACCAGCACACGCCATTTAATCCGTTATACCACCGTGGCTATCAACCATTTTTCTCCACTGCTGACACTTCTCCATTCCGCCCAGCCTCAATCAATTACATGGAgaatcttcctcatcatcatcatcatcatcatccgtacggcggttcttcttcttcttcttcgactcCTTCCCCTCTTCCTTGGAGCACCGTGATTAGGCCAAGGGCTATTCCTGTGTCTCTCACTCACCGAGTTGGAGGAAGTAATAGAGAATCTAACAACACCAGAAACAACTATCCTTTTTCTTCTCCTGCTGGAAGGGGAACAATCACTGTGACTCAGAATCGtggaaactcatcatcatcaagcTTATTCCCCGGTGGGTCTCCTTCAACACGGCTACTCGAAAGCCTTGTACAAAACGCCGGTACCCCTTCTTCTGGATCTGGCGCTGGTCAGAATAATACAGCAGGTACTACCGTTGGAGCTGTTCCTGCAGTTCAGCAGCTGTCGAACGTTGCTCGTGCATGGATTCGAAGGCTGAACGCTCATGACGAGGCCTTGACGAGAACGTCACAATCTTCTACCCGTGATAATACTCCTCACAGGGCACTGCGAGCTTCTCCTATTGCTGAGATCTATAATTTGCCTACTTATTTTGCTGATGATTCAAGAAGGCTTAGACAAGAggtacatatataataattaatactgTTGTTTCAGTAATCTATGAGTCTCTCTATTTATTATTTGCCATTTACTGAATTGCTCTTTACAACAGATCCGCACTGCCATTGATCATTTGCGTAATGGAGGTTCCGTCCGACTGGAGGTACGTTTGTTAGTTAGGGTTTTATGTATGATTAAGACTATTCATACCAATTGAAGATGTTTTATGTGGAGATAATCGTTCGAAATTATTAAACGATTTTACTTGTAAGACTAATATAACACATttatattttaactatgaaaattgaaaaatcaaCACTTTTTGACCAACAAATTAGCTActaattaaacattaaaaagaaatataaaaaaaattaaaaatatctaaaatataagtaaaaataatatttgaaagtGAAAccaaataaaactaatttaaaatataaaatttaagatttataatttagaatgatTATTAGCGATTCACGGTGGTAGTTTAATTTGATGGTTAATTGATGATAGTAGTAAATCGGTGATAGTTTGATGGTTGATTGATGATGGTAGCAAATTGtatattagaagaaaaaaaattatacatgagtaaatttttttgtgtgctaaaaaaattgacttatttattgttaatttgttgGTATAGAtgtttaactattatttttataagaTGATAGTTTTGTATAAATaactactaattttttaaaattctaaatctctatattatcattaatttaatttacaaATGTATGTGTCTTGTATATAGGAACTTTTAATTCTTGATTACTCCATTGTGCTGAACTTGCTTGACAAcattgaggaggaggaggatgatgcGGATATGCCGCAGCAGTTTTATGAGGtgaaagctatatatatatatgaattgagcTTAGTTCGTgcttttgtaattttaaaataaacatcTTTACTTGTTGGCAGGACGTTGCAAAAAATGATTTTGATAATAACTTAGTCATCAAATGAATTGCGATCTTTATTTGTAAGCTTTTATGATGTGATAGATTTCGTTTAGATAGTATTGATAAAATTACTAttacatttaatattattaaaacatacaatatatttgaaagatcataTGGTATTAGGTTAACAAACTTAGAAGTAGGCCAAATCCATTTTTGCTTAAAATCACTATTACTTTTAATGACTTATTAGAAATTATTGTTTGATTATCTAAATCCACATTGTCATAATGTTAGACcataaagaacaaaaaaatcgTAGAAGGATACTTGAACTTATGAGTATGTATATGAATGAAGAATTGGGGTTTCGGAAGTTAACATGAGTACTTGATTTTGACTAGAGGTAGTTTTTCGATTTTCATTCAATAAAAgtttcttgtatttttcttaattagTGTTGAACAACAACGTCTTCTCATGGATAAGAATTGTAAAAACCGCTTTAGTATGGTGATTGAAACCCTAAAATGACTTTATATTTGgctatatatatagttataaaaaaaattatatcatttgctTATTATGATGATGAAAACATTGAATTTGCAGTATCTGGGAGACGGGCAGCGAGTGACCAACCCCGATTTAGGACTGACGGAAACTGAGGTTGCAGTATGTATTGGACGGGAAATTTTCCGAACTGTTGGTGGGCAGCCTCAGAACATTGATGCATGCGGCATATGTCAGGTGAGCCGGTCTGAACTTatcttatttatcatttattaattattgtaacaattaataaatgctaaataaagtAAGTTATAACtggttttagttaatttttttgtt comes from the Arachis hypogaea cultivar Tifrunner unplaced genomic scaffold, arahy.Tifrunner.gnm2.J5K5 arahy.Tifrunner.gnm2.scaffold_172, whole genome shotgun sequence genome and includes:
- the LOC114927315 gene encoding uncharacterized protein; protein product: MRVFTTPSSTSGTGGNNNSTLFFESFSSSAIVPRENRETSIMLPINNNNPAVEIIHINDEEPDLESSLLEVNLNSSSSILPTTEQTNQHASNLLTLQRNLRINTANNNNQQDGVSLDLSLHQFGGDGGGSSSTMDVIGGSAGGGGGGGDGLLMSVLNNTSTRRIMPIKRTAPDYARREFTVGESSSAGGAGGGSVAQPMAAPKRRPTANENAALRISSSSNTCTCTPSPTCALHASANSNLSSSSREQPHETANNNNNNPQNVVRIPSSLWPISDVQRALQSDSFQVLQPTTTAATPPPPPPSSSNNNNNNTTLGILQLDDGSFIYPQPVFDSSHHHHQIHHGHQHTPFNPLYHRGYQPFFSTADTSPFRPASINYMENLPHHHHHHHPYGGSSSSSSTPSPLPWSTVIRPRAIPVSLTHRVGGSNRESNNTRNNYPFSSPAGRGTITVTQNRGNSSSSSLFPGGSPSTRLLESLVQNAGTPSSGSGAGQNNTAGTTVGAVPAVQQLSNVARAWIRRLNAHDEALTRTSQSSTRDNTPHRALRASPIAEIYNLPTYFADDSRRLRQEIRTAIDHLRNGGSVRLEELLILDYSIVLNLLDNIEEEEDDADMPQQFYEYLGDGQRVTNPDLGLTETEVAVCIGREIFRTVGGQPQNIDACGICQEDYVHGEELGRLDCAHRYHLSCIRQWLLIKNRCPICKKMALTIIDLEDDEDDDE